A section of the Lynx canadensis isolate LIC74 chromosome A1, mLynCan4.pri.v2, whole genome shotgun sequence genome encodes:
- the ARSI gene encoding arylsulfatase I, producing the protein MAMHALTGLSLVSLLSFGYLSWDWSKPSLAADGPGEAGVEQPSAAPPQPPHIIFILTDDQGYHDVGYHGSDIETPTLDRLAAEGVKLENYYIQPICTPSRSQLLTGRYQIHTGLQHSIIRPRQPNCLPLDQVTLPQKLQEAGYSTHMVGKWHLGFYRKECLPTRRGFDTFLGSLTGNVDYYTYDNCDGPGVCGFDLHEGESVAWGLSGQYSTMLYAQRVSHILASHSPRRPLFLYVAFQAVHTPLQSPREYLYRYRTMGNVARRKYAAMVTCMDEAVRNITWALKRYGFYNNSVIIFSSDNGGQTFSGGSNWPLRGRKGTYWEGGVRGLGFVHSPLLKRKRRTSRALVHITDWYPTLVGLAGGTASAADGLDGYDVWPAISEGRASPRTEILHNIDPLYNHARHGSLEAGFGIWNTAVQAAIRVGEWKLLTGDPGYGDWIPPQTLAAFPGSWWNLERMASARQAVWLFNISADPYEREDLAGQRPDVVRALLARLVDYNRTAIPVRYPAENPRAHPDFNGGAWGPWASDEEEEEEEEEAGRARSFSRGRRKKKCKICKLRSFFRKLNTRLMSQRI; encoded by the exons ATGGCGATGCACGCCCTCACTGGCCTCTCGCTGGTCAGCCTGCTTAGCTTCGGCTACCTGTCCTGGGACTGGTCCAAACCGAGTCTGGCGGCCGACGGTCCCGGGGAGGCGGGCGTGGAGCAGCCCTCGGCCgctccaccccagcctccccatATCATCTTCATCCTCACCGACGACCAGGGCTACCACGACGTGGGCTACCATGGCTCAGATATTGAGACCCCTACGCTGGACCGGCTGGCAGCTGAGGGTGTCAAGTTGGAGAATTATTATATCCAGCCTATCTGCACGCCTTCGCGGAGCCAACTTCTCACTGGCAG GTACCAGATCCACACGGGACTCCAGCACTCCATCATCCGCCCTCGGCAGCCCAACTGCCTGCCCCTGGACCAGGTGACGCTGCCCCAGAAGCTGCAGGAGGCGGGTTACTCTACCCACATGGTGGGCAAGTGGCACCTGGGCTTCTACCGGAAGGAGTGCCTGCCTACCCGCCGGGGCTTCGACACCTTCCTGGGCTCGCTCACGGGCAACGTGGACTACTACACCTACGACAACTGCGACGGGCCCGGGGTGTGTGGCTTTGACCTACACGAGGGCGAGAGTGTGGCCTGGGGGCTCAGCGGCCAGTATTCCACTATGCTCTATGCCCAGCGTGTCAGCCACATCCTAGCCAGCCACAGCCCCCGGCGGCCCCTCTTCCTCTACGTGGCCTTCCAGGCGGTGCACACGCCCCTGCAGTCCCCTCGTGAGTACCTGTACCGCTACCGCACCATGGGCAACGTGGCCCGGCGGAAGTATGCGGCCATGGTCACCTGCATGGATGAGGCTGTGCGCAACATCACCTGGGCTCTCAAGCGCTATGGTTTCTACAACAACAGCGTCATCATCTTCTCCAGTGACAACGGCGGCCAGACCTTCTCGGGGGGCAGCAACTGGCCGCTGCGAGGACGCAAGGGCACTTACTGGGAAGGTGGTGTGCGTGGCCTGGGCTTTGTCCACAGCCCCCTGCTCAAGCGGAAGCGCCGGACCAGCCGGGCGCTGGTGCACATCACTGACTGGTACCCGACCCTGGTGGGTCTGGCAGGCGGCACCGCCTCGGCGGCCGACGGGCTGGACGGCTACGATGTGTGGCCGGCCATCAGTGAGGGCCGGGCCTCGCCGCGCACAGAGATCCTGCACAACATTGACCCCCTCTACAACCATGCCCGGCACGGCTCCCTGGAGGCTGGCTTTGGCATCTGGAACACTGCCGTGCAGGCCGCCATCCGTGTGGGCGAGTGGAAGCTGCTAACAGGGGACCCTGGCTATGGCGATTGGATCCCACCGCAGACGCTGGCCGCCTTCCCTGGCAGCTGGTGGAACCTCGAGCGCATGGCCAGTGCCCGCCAGGCAGTGTGGCTCTTCAATATCAGCGCTGACCCCTACGAACGGGAGGACCTGGCTGGCCAGCGGCCTGATGTGGTCCGTGCCCTGCTGGCCCGTCTGGTGGACTATAACCGCACAGCCATCCCTGTGCGCTACCCGGCTGAGAATCCCCGGGCCCACCCTGACTTTAATGGGGGTGCTTGGGGGCCCTGGGCCAgtgatgaggaagaagaggaagaggaggaagaggcaggcagggctCGAAGCTTCTCCCGAGGACGCCGCAAGAAAAAATGCAAGATTTGCAAGCTGCGATCCTTTTTTCGTAAACTCAACACCAGGCTGATGTCACAGCGGAtctga